One window of Mesorhizobium sp. PAMC28654 genomic DNA carries:
- the trxA gene encoding thioredoxin, with product MTTVKVDKSNFQTDVLNASVPVVVDFWAEWCGPCKMIAPALEDIANELGAKVKIAKLNIDENPELAAQFGVRSIPTLMIFKGGEVADMKVGAAPKTALSHWINGSLA from the coding sequence ATGACCACCGTCAAGGTCGATAAGAGCAATTTCCAGACCGATGTGCTTAACGCCAGCGTACCGGTCGTCGTCGATTTCTGGGCGGAATGGTGCGGCCCCTGCAAGATGATCGCGCCGGCACTGGAAGACATCGCCAACGAACTTGGCGCCAAGGTGAAGATCGCCAAGCTGAACATCGACGAGAATCCCGAGTTGGCCGCACAGTTCGGCGTGCGCTCGATCCCGACGCTGATGATCTTCAAGGGCGGCGAAGTCGCCGACATGAAGGTAGGCGCCGCGCCCAAGACCGCGCTGTCGCACTGGATCAATGGCAGCCTCGCCTGA
- the addA gene encoding double-strand break repair helicase AddA produces MKKAYPIPTDTAASQASAADPNNSAWVSANAGSGKTHVLAQRVIRLLLGGTDPSKILCLTYTRAAAANMSNRVFSTLSEWTTLGDDDLATRVEALEGRRPGSDTMRRARRLFAEALETPGGLKIQTIHAFCESVLHQFPLEANIAAHFEMLDSQMEASLFATARREMISGTTAGDLTLAEAFATVLERGGEAGLDALLGEIVRKRDGLRGFIDAAGQGGNDFQALFDEFHFRAGVAAEDIAASVWPLPGFLADYFAGFAQAAEAADARIVLNNILPYARLAFAESDPVRRLQLLSRAFLKADGDAYDPAKTFKKALVDRLPDLAERYLSATGAIVETVDRLALFRMLEGTRAALTIADWLIARYEQLKRGRGFLDFNDLITRTVNLLARPDAGPWVQYKLDQGIDHILLDEAQDTSPDQWEVVKRLAEEFFAGQGARDGVHRTVFAVGDEKQSIYSFQGAAPDSFADSRLLFAGRVREANASFADLKLTWSFRSTDDVLAAVDRVFADPGVRRGISHDPDPLDHKAIRNDAPGYVEVWPSVGADVVDEPDDWAQAIDHAHAPAVRVAENVAATIAGWIGSGEVIEGRGKTLRPGDVLVLVRKRDRFVHALTRALKRRDIPVAGADRLSLPGHIAVKDLIALGHFLIQPQDDLSLAAVLRSPIFDVSEEVLFRLSGERLPGLSLIASLRQHAGENAGLADIVSRLDTWSGEAAFKPVFEFYAGMLARDRLRKKMIARLGPEAGDILDEFLNFCLAEERTGLPGLESFLATLENAGPEIKREMDQTRDEVRVMTVHAAKGLEAPVVFLVDGGSAPFSDQHLPRLMPFEGSGRYWNGKGYLWRSASDVANGFSKAAATRARDLADDEYRRLLYVGMTRAEDRLIVCGYHGKRAPNAGTWHSIVSRALVGAPESEQRAHPANGDPVHRFHVTKLPPVALASGGETRPAEDFEPLPAALFQPLPPYEDLPRPLSPSGASALIEEEKQGEVDTSSPVLDIEAEPGFAVMRGLALHKLLQMLPGVAESERQGAAERYLVRAGAQWTDIEREKALASVAGILADTRFEQLFAPSSRAEVSIMGSLEVKGRTRSISGKIDRLAVTPDRVSIVDYKTNRPAPATLADVPAAYTLQLALYRALLQPLYPGREVSAALLFTEAPRLIELPAQAMDDALARLTGA; encoded by the coding sequence ATGAAGAAGGCCTATCCCATTCCAACCGACACGGCGGCCAGCCAGGCGAGCGCCGCCGATCCCAACAATTCTGCCTGGGTGTCGGCCAATGCCGGCTCCGGCAAGACCCATGTGCTGGCCCAGCGCGTCATCCGGCTTCTGCTTGGTGGCACCGATCCGTCGAAGATACTGTGCCTCACCTACACCCGCGCCGCCGCCGCCAACATGTCGAACCGCGTGTTCTCGACGCTGTCGGAATGGACCACGCTTGGCGATGACGACCTGGCGACCAGGGTCGAGGCCCTGGAGGGGCGGCGGCCCGGTAGCGACACCATGCGCCGGGCGCGCCGGCTGTTCGCCGAGGCGCTGGAAACGCCGGGCGGGCTGAAGATCCAGACCATCCACGCCTTCTGCGAATCGGTGCTGCACCAGTTCCCGCTCGAGGCCAACATCGCCGCGCATTTCGAGATGCTCGACAGCCAGATGGAGGCGTCGCTGTTCGCGACAGCCCGCCGCGAGATGATCTCGGGCACCACGGCGGGCGATTTGACGCTCGCCGAGGCTTTCGCCACGGTCCTGGAGCGTGGCGGCGAAGCCGGGCTCGATGCATTGCTTGGCGAGATCGTGCGCAAGCGCGACGGCCTGCGCGGCTTCATCGACGCGGCCGGGCAGGGAGGCAACGACTTTCAGGCCCTGTTCGACGAGTTTCATTTCCGTGCCGGCGTGGCCGCCGAGGACATAGCGGCGTCGGTCTGGCCGCTGCCCGGCTTCCTGGCGGATTATTTCGCCGGCTTCGCCCAGGCGGCGGAGGCGGCTGACGCCCGTATCGTCCTGAACAACATCTTGCCCTATGCGCGGCTGGCTTTCGCCGAAAGCGATCCGGTGCGCCGCCTGCAATTGCTTTCCAGGGCTTTCCTCAAGGCCGATGGCGATGCCTACGATCCGGCAAAGACCTTCAAGAAGGCCCTGGTCGATCGGCTGCCGGACCTGGCGGAGCGCTATCTTTCGGCAACCGGCGCCATCGTCGAGACCGTCGACCGGCTGGCGTTGTTCCGCATGCTGGAGGGCACGCGCGCCGCGCTGACCATCGCCGACTGGCTGATCGCCCGCTACGAGCAGCTGAAGCGCGGGCGCGGCTTCCTCGACTTCAACGATCTCATCACCCGCACGGTCAACCTCCTGGCCCGGCCGGACGCCGGCCCCTGGGTGCAATACAAGCTCGACCAGGGCATCGACCACATCCTGCTCGACGAGGCGCAGGACACAAGCCCCGACCAGTGGGAGGTGGTGAAGCGGCTGGCCGAGGAGTTCTTTGCCGGCCAAGGCGCGCGCGACGGCGTCCATCGTACGGTGTTTGCCGTCGGCGACGAAAAGCAGTCGATCTATTCTTTTCAAGGCGCGGCACCCGATTCTTTTGCCGACTCCAGGCTTTTGTTTGCCGGGCGCGTGCGGGAAGCCAATGCTTCCTTCGCCGATCTCAAGCTGACCTGGTCGTTCCGCTCGACGGATGATGTGCTGGCCGCCGTCGATCGGGTCTTCGCCGACCCCGGCGTGCGGCGCGGGATCAGCCATGATCCCGATCCGCTGGATCACAAGGCGATCCGCAATGACGCGCCGGGCTATGTCGAGGTCTGGCCGTCGGTCGGCGCCGATGTCGTCGACGAACCCGATGACTGGGCGCAGGCCATCGACCATGCCCATGCGCCGGCGGTTCGCGTGGCCGAAAACGTCGCCGCGACCATTGCCGGCTGGATCGGCTCCGGTGAGGTCATCGAAGGCCGTGGCAAGACGCTTCGCCCCGGCGATGTGCTGGTTCTCGTGCGCAAGCGCGATCGCTTCGTCCACGCGCTGACGCGGGCGTTGAAGCGCCGCGACATCCCGGTCGCTGGCGCCGACCGGCTGAGCTTGCCCGGCCACATCGCCGTGAAGGACCTGATCGCGCTCGGCCATTTTCTCATCCAACCGCAGGATGACCTGTCGCTCGCGGCCGTGTTGCGCAGCCCGATCTTCGATGTTTCCGAAGAAGTGCTTTTCAGGCTTTCCGGTGAAAGGCTGCCGGGTCTTTCGCTCATCGCCTCGTTGCGTCAGCATGCCGGCGAAAATGCTGGTCTGGCTGACATCGTCAGCCGGCTCGACACCTGGAGCGGCGAGGCCGCCTTCAAGCCGGTGTTCGAATTCTATGCCGGCATGCTTGCCCGCGACCGGCTGCGCAAGAAGATGATCGCCCGGCTGGGACCTGAGGCCGGTGACATACTCGACGAGTTCCTGAACTTCTGCCTGGCCGAGGAGCGGACCGGCCTGCCTGGGCTGGAATCCTTCCTGGCCACGCTGGAGAACGCCGGTCCCGAGATCAAGCGCGAGATGGACCAGACCCGCGACGAGGTTCGCGTCATGACCGTCCATGCCGCCAAGGGCCTGGAGGCGCCGGTGGTGTTTCTGGTCGATGGCGGTTCCGCGCCTTTCAGCGACCAGCATCTGCCGAGACTGATGCCCTTCGAAGGCTCTGGCAGGTACTGGAATGGCAAGGGTTACCTGTGGCGCTCGGCCAGCGACGTCGCCAATGGTTTTTCGAAGGCCGCCGCCACGCGTGCCCGCGACCTCGCGGATGATGAGTACCGCCGGCTGCTCTATGTCGGGATGACCCGCGCCGAGGATCGGCTGATCGTCTGCGGCTATCACGGCAAGCGGGCGCCGAACGCTGGCACGTGGCATTCGATCGTCAGCCGTGCGCTGGTCGGTGCCCCTGAAAGCGAACAACGCGCCCATCCCGCCAATGGCGACCCCGTGCACCGGTTTCATGTGACCAAGCTGCCGCCCGTAGCCCTGGCATCCGGCGGGGAAACCCGGCCGGCGGAGGATTTCGAACCGTTGCCCGCGGCTCTGTTCCAGCCCTTGCCGCCTTACGAGGACCTGCCACGGCCGCTGTCGCCATCCGGTGCCTCGGCCCTCATCGAGGAGGAAAAACAGGGAGAGGTCGATACAAGTTCACCAGTGCTCGACATCGAGGCCGAGCCGGGCTTTGCCGTGATGCGCGGTCTGGCGCTGCACAAATTGCTGCAGATGCTGCCCGGGGTTGCGGAAAGTGAACGCCAGGGCGCGGCGGAACGCTATCTCGTCCGCGCCGGTGCGCAATGGACGGATATCGAGCGGGAAAAGGCCTTGGCCTCCGTGGCGGGGATCCTCGCCGACACCCGCTTCGAACAACTGTTTGCGCCATCGTCGCGCGCGGAAGTCTCCATCATGGGCAGTCTCGAGGTGAAGGGGAGGACGCGATCGATCTCCGGCAAGATCGACCGGTTGGCGGTGACACCGGACAGGGTATCGATCGTCGACTACAAGACCAACCGGCCGGCGCCTGCCACTCTGGCCGATGTGCCCGCCGCCTATACCCTGCAGCTGGCGCTCTATCGCGCGCTGCTGCAGCCGCTTTACCCGGGACGAGAGGTTTCGGCGGCCTTGCTGTTCACCGAGGCGCCGAGGCTGATCGAGTTGCCGGCACAGGCAATGGACGATGCTCTTGCTCGACTCACAGGAGCGTGA
- a CDS encoding nucleotidyltransferase family protein: protein MTARPDTAIVLAAGLGKRMRPITDAIPKPLVRIAGKTLLDWGLDGLAAVGVGKAVVNVHYLPEQIIAHVAARQAPRIVISDESERLLDSAGGIVKALPELGQQPFYILNADTFWIDQGPLNLGRLALAWDAAKMDILLMLADLHQATGHCGSTDFLVAPDGALRRAKGDPAGLIYAGAAIVHPRLFKDAPAGPHSLNAYFDTAIAAGRLFGMPMHGHWITVGTPDAIPLAEAAVADALTESR, encoded by the coding sequence GTGACTGCAAGGCCGGACACCGCGATCGTACTTGCCGCCGGGCTGGGCAAGCGCATGCGGCCGATCACCGACGCCATTCCGAAACCTTTGGTCAGGATAGCCGGCAAGACCTTGCTCGACTGGGGCCTCGACGGCCTGGCTGCCGTCGGTGTCGGCAAGGCCGTGGTCAACGTCCACTATCTTCCCGAACAGATCATCGCCCATGTCGCGGCGCGCCAGGCCCCGCGCATCGTCATTTCCGACGAAAGCGAGCGGCTTCTCGATTCCGCCGGTGGTATCGTCAAGGCGCTGCCGGAGCTCGGCCAGCAGCCCTTCTACATCCTCAACGCCGACACGTTCTGGATCGACCAGGGCCCCCTCAATCTCGGCCGCCTCGCCCTTGCATGGGACGCGGCGAAAATGGATATTCTGCTGATGCTGGCTGATCTCCATCAAGCAACCGGACACTGCGGCAGCACCGATTTCCTGGTGGCGCCGGACGGCGCCTTGCGGCGCGCAAAAGGCGATCCGGCGGGCCTGATCTATGCCGGGGCGGCGATCGTCCATCCGCGTTTGTTCAAGGATGCGCCGGCCGGGCCGCACTCGCTCAACGCCTATTTCGACACGGCCATCGCCGCCGGCCGCCTGTTTGGCATGCCGATGCACGGCCATTGGATCACCGTAGGCACGCCCGATGCCATTCCGCTCGCCGAAGCGGCGGTCGCCGACGCGCTAACCGAGTCACGATGA
- the tsaE gene encoding tRNA (adenosine(37)-N6)-threonylcarbamoyltransferase complex ATPase subunit type 1 TsaE encodes MLERLLADETETARLGEDLAMSLRPGDVLALKGDLGAGKSTLARALIRALADDAGLDVPSPTFTLVQSYDTRIPVHHFDLYRLSSAAEIDELGFDDALAQGAALVEWPERAEAYLPKTTILIELVHDGDGRLARFSGQDPAFERIARSLAMRDFLERAGWGEARRRHFIGDASARSYEIVSLAGFAPRVLMNSPRLVLGPPVRDGKPYAEIAHTAQSVSAFVAIDRALEAGDVSVPKIYAEDQDQGFLLLDHLGSEGFLGGEGQPVAERYAAAAELLAMMHGRQWPDRMEIGHGAFHHVPPFDRAAMMIEADLLVDWYVPAITGSPASDDLRAGYHREWNTALDRLGGREYTLMLRDFHSPNIIWRGDRTGHDRLGIVDFQDALIGPSAYDVASLAMDARVTMSPDIEKRTLDAYVAARHAAGAFDEASFLEAYAIMAAQRNSKILGIFVRLEKRDGKPYYLKHLPRIRDYLRRALSHPALASLRDFYSEHGLLEERAL; translated from the coding sequence ATGCTGGAGCGTTTGCTAGCCGACGAAACGGAGACGGCGCGGTTGGGCGAGGATCTCGCAATGTCGCTGCGCCCCGGTGACGTGCTTGCCCTCAAGGGCGATCTTGGCGCCGGCAAGTCGACCCTGGCGCGAGCCCTGATCAGGGCACTGGCCGATGATGCCGGCCTTGATGTGCCGAGCCCGACCTTCACCCTCGTCCAGAGCTACGACACCCGTATTCCTGTCCATCATTTCGACCTCTATCGCCTGTCCTCCGCCGCCGAGATCGACGAGTTGGGCTTCGACGATGCGCTGGCGCAAGGTGCCGCCCTGGTCGAATGGCCCGAACGGGCAGAGGCCTATCTGCCGAAGACGACAATCCTGATCGAACTCGTCCATGATGGGGACGGCCGCCTCGCGCGATTCTCTGGACAAGACCCGGCTTTCGAACGCATAGCGCGGTCGCTCGCCATGCGCGACTTTCTCGAGCGCGCCGGTTGGGGCGAGGCGCGGCGACGCCATTTCATCGGCGACGCCTCGGCCCGCTCCTATGAAATCGTCTCGCTCGCCGGTTTTGCGCCACGCGTGCTGATGAACTCGCCAAGGCTGGTGCTTGGGCCGCCCGTCCGGGACGGCAAGCCCTATGCGGAGATCGCTCATACCGCGCAGTCCGTCTCGGCCTTCGTCGCCATCGACCGGGCGTTGGAAGCGGGCGACGTCAGCGTGCCCAAAATATACGCCGAAGATCAGGATCAGGGGTTTCTCCTGCTCGATCATCTGGGCTCCGAAGGGTTTCTTGGCGGGGAGGGCCAGCCCGTGGCCGAGCGCTATGCCGCCGCGGCCGAACTGTTGGCCATGATGCATGGGAGGCAATGGCCCGATCGGATGGAAATCGGCCATGGCGCCTTCCACCATGTGCCGCCCTTCGATCGGGCCGCGATGATGATCGAAGCCGATCTGCTGGTCGACTGGTACGTGCCGGCGATTACTGGCAGCCCGGCAAGCGATGATCTGCGTGCTGGTTACCACCGCGAGTGGAATACGGCCCTCGACCGCCTGGGTGGCCGCGAATACACGCTGATGCTACGCGATTTCCACTCGCCCAACATCATCTGGCGCGGCGACCGCACCGGGCATGACCGGCTCGGCATCGTCGATTTCCAGGATGCGCTGATCGGCCCTTCGGCATATGACGTCGCATCGCTCGCCATGGACGCTCGCGTCACCATGTCGCCGGACATCGAGAAGCGGACGCTCGACGCCTATGTCGCCGCGCGCCACGCGGCCGGCGCCTTCGATGAAGCAAGCTTCCTGGAAGCCTATGCAATCATGGCGGCGCAGCGCAATTCCAAGATCCTCGGCATTTTCGTCCGCCTCGAAAAGCGCGACGGCAAGCCCTATTATCTGAAACACCTGCCGCGCATCCGCGACTATCTGCGGCGGGCGCTGTCCCATCCGGCGCTGGCCAGTCTACGGGATTTCTACAGCGAGCACGGCCTGCTGGAGGAGCGAGCGCTGTGA
- a CDS encoding sensor histidine kinase, translating to MPGQHPHKAGRAVSGGHDDSRTISSAMTGGKLPWRARASMFLATSALASPLLGAVAYAQATGAIQAGPSFNTVEVMQLAMFAGVMGAALLSAIVLIRERARTSAENVELRTRVADVNAALRRSEALLNMRDQRVVVWAAENKKPELVGTLPVESGAPEDRAAFLAFGRWLMPRSAAALEHAVAALREKAKSFDLVIESQAGAPLEVHGRKSAAHVLVRFVSLSETQRSQARLKIENQRLAADYETIIGLLDALKMPSWLRTSDGRLKWVNRAYAEAVEAENPEAAVRDAKEFFGGQAREAIAAQHNSRPIFEQTLSTVIGGDRRMFAVTDFAASDGSAGLAYDTSAIETIRGEYERTVRSHADTLDQLNTAVAIFDTDEKLRFFNQAFQKLWGLDSGFLHSAPDNALLLDRLRSEGKIAEQPEWRRWKEGLLSAYRAVESQEHWWHLPDGKTIRVVANPQPKGGVTWVFENLTEKMDLESRYQTAVRVQGETLDNLAEGVAVFGPDGRLRLSNPAFAALWGLSDDVAKPNAHVSAIRDLCNQRAADNPWGGFVAAITGFDDERSDRHGQTELNNGNVLSYAMIPLPNGQVMMTFVDVTDSVHVERALKDRNEALEKSDQLKNEFVQHVSYELRSPLTNIIGFTELLALPSTGPLNPKQREYVGHVGSSSAVLLTIVNDILDLATVDAGIMQLDISEVHVDRTISAAADLVADRLEEHSIKLKVDAVAAPKTFHGDEIRIRQILYNLLSNAVNYAPQASTITLSCRQLAEGVEFSVHDDGPGMPPDVLDSVFRRFEPRTNGGRRRGAGLGLSIVKSFVELHGGSVRIETGRDKGTTVICTFPDTPGIRAAAE from the coding sequence ATGCCGGGGCAACACCCGCACAAGGCGGGACGGGCCGTTTCCGGCGGCCACGACGATTCGAGGACCATCAGCTCCGCCATGACCGGCGGGAAGCTTCCATGGCGCGCCCGCGCAAGCATGTTTCTTGCCACTTCCGCGCTCGCCAGCCCGCTTCTTGGCGCGGTCGCGTATGCGCAAGCCACCGGTGCCATACAGGCTGGACCTTCCTTCAACACCGTCGAGGTGATGCAGCTCGCCATGTTCGCTGGCGTGATGGGGGCAGCGCTCCTGTCGGCCATCGTCCTCATCCGCGAACGGGCACGCACCTCGGCGGAGAATGTCGAGCTCCGGACCCGCGTCGCCGATGTCAACGCCGCCCTGCGGCGCTCCGAGGCGCTGCTCAACATGCGCGACCAGCGCGTGGTGGTCTGGGCCGCGGAAAACAAGAAGCCCGAACTCGTCGGCACTTTGCCGGTCGAGAGCGGCGCGCCGGAGGATCGGGCCGCTTTCCTCGCCTTTGGTCGTTGGCTGATGCCGCGCTCCGCGGCTGCGCTTGAGCATGCCGTTGCGGCGTTGCGGGAGAAGGCGAAGTCGTTTGATCTCGTCATCGAATCGCAGGCGGGCGCACCGCTCGAAGTGCATGGGCGCAAGAGCGCCGCGCATGTGCTGGTGCGTTTCGTCTCGCTTTCCGAGACGCAGCGCAGCCAGGCCAGGCTGAAAATCGAGAACCAGCGGCTCGCTGCCGACTACGAGACCATCATCGGTCTGCTTGATGCATTGAAGATGCCGTCATGGCTGCGTACCTCGGATGGACGGTTGAAATGGGTCAACCGCGCCTACGCCGAGGCGGTCGAAGCGGAAAACCCTGAAGCCGCTGTTCGCGATGCGAAGGAGTTCTTCGGCGGCCAGGCGCGCGAGGCCATCGCTGCCCAGCACAATTCGCGTCCGATCTTCGAACAGACGCTGTCCACCGTGATCGGCGGCGACCGCCGCATGTTCGCCGTGACCGATTTCGCTGCTTCCGACGGTTCGGCCGGGCTGGCCTACGACACCAGCGCCATTGAAACCATTCGCGGCGAATATGAGCGGACGGTGCGAAGCCATGCCGATACGCTCGACCAGCTCAACACCGCCGTTGCGATCTTCGATACCGACGAGAAGCTGCGCTTCTTCAACCAGGCGTTCCAGAAGCTCTGGGGTCTCGACAGCGGCTTTCTGCACAGCGCGCCCGACAATGCCCTGCTGCTCGACCGGCTGCGCAGCGAAGGCAAGATCGCCGAGCAGCCCGAATGGCGTCGCTGGAAGGAAGGCCTGCTCAGCGCCTATCGCGCCGTCGAATCGCAGGAACATTGGTGGCACCTGCCTGATGGAAAGACCATCCGCGTGGTCGCCAATCCGCAGCCCAAGGGCGGCGTGACCTGGGTCTTCGAGAACCTGACCGAGAAGATGGACCTCGAAAGCCGTTATCAGACCGCGGTTCGGGTGCAGGGCGAAACGCTCGACAACCTCGCCGAGGGCGTGGCCGTCTTCGGTCCGGACGGAAGGCTGAGACTGTCGAATCCCGCGTTCGCGGCACTCTGGGGATTGAGCGACGACGTCGCCAAGCCAAACGCACATGTCTCCGCGATCCGCGATCTCTGCAACCAGCGCGCCGCCGACAACCCCTGGGGAGGGTTCGTTGCCGCGATCACCGGCTTTGACGATGAGCGCAGCGACCGGCACGGCCAGACCGAACTCAACAACGGCAATGTACTGAGCTACGCCATGATCCCGCTGCCCAACGGGCAGGTGATGATGACCTTCGTCGATGTCACCGACAGCGTCCATGTCGAGCGGGCGTTGAAGGACAGGAACGAGGCGCTGGAAAAGTCCGACCAGCTCAAGAACGAGTTCGTGCAGCACGTCTCCTACGAATTGCGCTCGCCGCTGACCAACATCATCGGCTTCACCGAGCTTCTCGCGCTGCCGTCGACCGGGCCGCTGAACCCGAAGCAGCGCGAATATGTCGGACATGTCGGTTCATCGTCGGCGGTCCTGCTGACCATCGTCAACGACATACTCGACCTGGCCACGGTCGATGCCGGCATCATGCAACTCGACATTTCCGAAGTGCATGTCGACCGGACCATCAGTGCCGCCGCCGACCTGGTTGCCGACCGGCTCGAGGAGCACTCGATCAAGCTCAAGGTCGATGCCGTCGCTGCACCGAAGACATTCCATGGCGACGAGATCCGCATCCGCCAGATCCTCTACAATCTGCTGAGCAACGCCGTGAACTACGCGCCGCAGGCAAGCACCATCACGCTCTCTTGCCGCCAGCTTGCCGAAGGCGTGGAGTTCTCGGTTCACGATGACGGACCCGGCATGCCGCCGGACGTACTCGATTCGGTGTTCCGCCGCTTCGAGCCGCGAACCAATGGCGGGCGTCGTCGCGGTGCCGGCCTCGGCCTGTCGATCGTCAAGAGTTTCGTCGAACTGCATGGCGGCAGCGTCCGCATCGAGACCGGCAGGGACAAGGGTACGACCGTCATCTGTACCTTTCCCGACACGCCGGGCATCCGCGCCGCGGCCGAGTAA
- the ahcY gene encoding adenosylhomocysteinase — MTGSKDYVVADISLAGWGRKEIEIAETEMPGLMACREEFGDKQPLKGARITGSLHMTIQTAVLIETLKALGADVRWASCNIFSTQDHAAAAIAEAGIPVFAIKGETLEDYWIYTDRIFQWADGGTSNMILDDGGDATMYILIGARAEAGEDVLSNPGSEEEEILFAQIKKRMKASPGFFTKQKEAIRGVTEETTTGVNRLYQLHKKGLLPFPAINVNDSVTKSKFDNKYGCKESLVDGIRRGTDTMMAGKVAVVCGYGDVGKGSSASLKGAGARVKVTEVDPICALQAAMDGFEVVTLEDAAPTADIVITTTGNKDVITLDHMRQMKDMVIVGNIGHFDNEIQVAALRNLKWTNVKPQVDMITFPDGKRMILLSEGRLLNLGNATGHPSFVMSASFTNQVLAQIELFTKPGQYQNQVYVLPKHLDEKVARLHLDKLGARLTELSTEQAAYIGVTQQGPFKPEHYRY, encoded by the coding sequence ATGACGGGTAGCAAGGACTATGTGGTCGCCGACATTTCGCTTGCCGGCTGGGGCCGCAAGGAAATCGAGATTGCCGAAACCGAAATGCCGGGCCTGATGGCCTGCCGCGAGGAATTCGGCGACAAGCAGCCGCTCAAGGGCGCGCGCATCACCGGCTCGCTGCACATGACCATCCAGACGGCGGTGCTGATCGAAACGCTGAAGGCGCTTGGCGCCGATGTCCGCTGGGCCTCCTGCAACATCTTCTCCACCCAGGATCACGCGGCGGCGGCAATCGCCGAGGCCGGTATCCCGGTATTCGCCATCAAGGGCGAGACGCTCGAGGACTATTGGATCTACACCGACCGTATCTTCCAGTGGGCCGACGGCGGCACCTCCAACATGATCCTCGATGATGGCGGCGACGCCACCATGTACATCCTGATCGGCGCCCGCGCCGAGGCTGGCGAGGACGTGTTGTCCAACCCGGGCAGCGAGGAAGAGGAAATCCTGTTCGCGCAGATCAAGAAGCGCATGAAGGCTTCGCCCGGCTTCTTCACCAAGCAGAAGGAGGCCATCCGCGGCGTCACCGAGGAGACCACGACCGGCGTCAACCGGCTGTACCAGCTGCACAAGAAGGGCCTGCTGCCCTTCCCGGCCATCAACGTCAACGACTCGGTCACCAAGTCGAAGTTCGACAACAAGTACGGCTGCAAGGAATCGCTGGTCGACGGCATTCGTCGCGGCACCGACACGATGATGGCCGGCAAGGTCGCGGTCGTCTGCGGCTATGGCGACGTCGGCAAGGGCTCGTCGGCCTCGCTCAAGGGCGCCGGCGCCCGCGTCAAGGTCACCGAAGTCGATCCGATCTGCGCCCTGCAGGCGGCGATGGACGGTTTCGAAGTCGTCACGCTGGAAGATGCCGCCCCGACCGCGGACATCGTCATCACCACCACCGGCAACAAGGACGTCATCACCCTCGATCACATGCGCCAGATGAAGGACATGGTGATCGTCGGCAATATCGGCCACTTCGACAACGAGATCCAGGTCGCGGCGCTGCGCAACCTGAAGTGGACCAACGTCAAGCCGCAGGTCGACATGATCACCTTCCCTGACGGCAAGCGCATGATCCTGCTGTCGGAAGGCCGCCTGCTCAATCTCGGCAACGCCACGGGCCATCCGAGCTTCGTCATGTCGGCATCCTTCACCAACCAGGTGCTGGCCCAGATCGAGCTGTTCACCAAGCCTGGCCAGTACCAGAACCAGGTCTATGTCCTGCCCAAGCATCTCGACGAAAAGGTCGCGCGCCTGCATCTCGACAAGCTCGGTGCCCGCCTGACCGAACTCTCCACGGAACAGGCTGCCTATATCGGCGTCACCCAGCAGGGCCCGTTCAAGCCGGAACACTACCGCTATTAA
- a CDS encoding HPr family phosphocarrier protein — translation MNALSPEKDQIVRDFPIVNQRGLHARASAKFVQLASGFNASVHVEKDGVKVGGTSIMGLMMLAASPGYSIRVTASGPEALQVIDALEQLVASRFGEEC, via the coding sequence ATGAACGCGCTATCCCCGGAAAAGGATCAGATCGTCCGGGACTTTCCGATCGTCAACCAGCGCGGCCTGCATGCACGCGCCTCGGCGAAGTTCGTTCAGCTTGCCAGTGGCTTCAACGCCTCGGTCCATGTCGAGAAGGATGGCGTCAAGGTCGGCGGCACCTCGATCATGGGGCTGATGATGCTGGCGGCGAGCCCTGGCTACTCGATCCGCGTCACCGCCAGCGGACCGGAAGCGCTGCAGGTCATCGACGCGTTGGAGCAGTTGGTTGCCTCCCGCTTCGGCGAAGAGTGCTGA
- a CDS encoding PTS sugar transporter subunit IIA: MIGLVLVTHGQLATEFRHAVEHVVGPQDNFETVAIGADDDMEQRRRDIVDAVARVDTGAGVIVLTDMFGGTPSNLAISVMESGRTEVIAGMNLPMLIKLSSVRKGDNMMAAVDEAQAAGRKYINVASQLLSSK; encoded by the coding sequence ATGATCGGACTCGTGCTCGTAACGCACGGTCAACTGGCCACCGAGTTCCGACATGCCGTGGAACATGTCGTCGGGCCACAAGACAATTTCGAGACCGTGGCGATCGGTGCCGACGACGATATGGAGCAGCGTCGCCGCGACATCGTTGACGCCGTGGCCCGTGTCGACACCGGGGCAGGGGTCATCGTGCTGACCGACATGTTCGGCGGCACACCTTCCAACCTTGCCATTTCAGTGATGGAGTCCGGTCGCACCGAGGTCATCGCCGGCATGAACCTGCCGATGCTGATCAAGCTGTCCTCGGTCCGCAAGGGCGACAACATGATGGCCGCCGTTGACGAGGCGCAGGCGGCGGGTCGTAAATACATCAACGTGGCCAGCCAGCTTCTGAGCAGCAAATGA